The following coding sequences lie in one Clupea harengus chromosome 23, Ch_v2.0.2, whole genome shotgun sequence genomic window:
- the sec24c gene encoding protein transport protein Sec24C isoform X1, with amino-acid sequence MNVNQQPHMASPYGPSQPGYQGYPQAPHGGQHMAGGYPGQYPPYNGPTSAYQPGAPVPGPMCAPPTSGAPPISAPQAYGQYGGGQALNGPPPSAAPTQRPPVSQPYTPAPMNLSTPQSSYSQPFAGPPTSMQQMTNQMAGMQVGPAPPAGTAPGYAMPPNSQPPVSGTYTSTASHPSFPPTSIASPHPAAGDGVPPGPPQSYYGGPPHAQQPFPTSSAPPPAFSTASATPPAAAAPAPAVSQASQAFPGGPPHAQPQPPPQQQQQLPPFSAAGPTPPQQTPFSSGAPQAAPHPASQHLYGGPPPPQGAPQQQQQAGFPRPSPPTSQPSSSTTAAATTNSGFPGGPPQSSHPYPGVTMPQQQHSPFHSAPQLSGPLPPPPAAGGFPPQGSAPGMQGPPLQHPSMSGPPMSQANHVAPGSTQPGMPPPMGPATGGMPGPPTQPGMQGYPPQQNGAFGQMRAPQPGYPGPYPGQHPGQHPGQQNFGAPPQAPASAPPAQKRLDPDSIPSPQAPDMPPVQKTRHRIDPDAIPSPIQVIEDDRVNKSTEPFTTGVRGQAPPLVTTNFQVKDQGNASPRFVRCTAYNVPCTSDMAKQSQVPLAAIIKPLATLPPDETPPYIVDHGESGPIRCNRCKAYMCPYMQFIEGGRRFQCGFCSCVTEVPPNYFQHLDHTGKRVDCYDRPELSMGSYEFLATVDYCKNNKLPQPPAFIFLIDVSYNAVRSGMVGIVCQELKTLLDYLPRENPDVPSAVRVGFVTYNKVLHFYNVKASLAQPQMMVVSDVADMFVPLLDGFLVNVNESRVVIESLLDQIPEMFADTRETETVFGPVIQAGLEALKAADCAGKLFVFHTSLPIAEAPGKLKNREDKKQVGTDKEKALFQPQVSFYSNLAKECVAQGCCVDLFLFPNQYVDVATLGVVPTSTGGSIYKYTYFQAQSDQERFLHDLRRDVQKPMGFDAVMRVRTSTGIRATDFFGSFYMSNTTDVELAGLDCDKTITVEFRHDDKLSEDTGALMQCAVLYTSCCGQRRLRVHNMAVNCCAQLADLYRNCETDTIINFFAKYAYRSMLNSPTKNVRDILVNQCAQILACYRKNCASPSSAGQLILPECMKLLPVYLNCVLKSDVLHPAADTSLDDRAYLRQLLSCMDASESHVFFYPRLLPLHKMDTESDALPLAIRNSEERLSKGGLYLLETGLNLFLWVGASAQQELLQNVFGTTAFGQIDPNMTCLPELDNPFSKKLRDIISAFRDQRSRYMKLMVVKQDDKLELIFKHFLVEDKNNSGGASYVDFLCHMHKEIRQLLS; translated from the exons ATGAATGTCAACCAGCAACCTCACATGGCCTCCCCCTACGGCCCTTCTCAGCCCGGTTACCAGGGCTATCCGCAGGCTCCTCATGGGGGCCAGCACATGGCAGGGGGATACCCAGGGCAGTATCCCCCGTACAACGGGCCCACCTCCGCCTACCAGCCTGGAGCCCCGGTTCCAG GTCCGATGTGCGCTCCCCCCACTTCAGGCGCTCCGCCCATCTCGGCCCCCCAGGCTTACGGACAGTATGGTGGGGGTCAGGCACTGAACGGCCCTCCCCCCAGTGCAGCCCCGACCCAGAG ACCACCTGTCTCTCAGCCCTACACCCCAGCGCCCATGAACCTGTCCACCCCCCAATCCAGTTACAGCCAGCCATTCGCCGGTCCCCCCACAAGCATGCAGCAGATGACCAATCAGATGGCGGGGATGCAGGTTGGGCCCGCCCCTCCCGCAGGAACAGCCCCTGGTTACG CCATGCCTCCAAATTCCCAGCCTCCCGTCTCCGGCACCTACACATCCACAGCGTcccatccctccttcccccccACCTCCATTGCCTCCCCCCACCCTGCCGCCGGAGACGGAGTCCCCCCTGGACCCCCCCAGTCCTACTATGGGGGTCCCCCGCACGCCCAGCAGCCCTTCCCCACCTCCTCCGCACCTCCTCCGGCCTTCTCGACTGCATCCGCCACACCTCCGGCTGCtgccgccccagctccagccGTCTCCCAGGCTTCCCAGGCCTTCCCAGGAGGGCCTCCACATGCTCAGCCCCAGCCGCCAccgcagcaacagcagcagctgcctCCCTTCTCAGCTGCTGGGCCCACACCCCCTCAGCAAACCCCCTTCTCCTCTGGGGCTCCCCAAGCAGCACCACATCCCGCATCCCAGCACCTGTATGGAGGCCCACCACCTCCCCAGGGTgctccccagcagcagcagcaggctggCTTCCCTAGGCCTTCACCTCCCACTTCACAGCCTTCATCCTCCAcgaccgccgccgccaccaccaacTCTGGCTTCCCTGGAGGTCCCCCTCAGTCCTCCCATCCGTACCCGGGCGTCACCATGCCCCAACAACAGCACTCCCCCTTCCACTCGGCCCCGCAGCTCTCCGGGCCCCTGCCTCCTCCGCCCGCTGCCGGTGGCTTCCCACCACAAGGGAGCGCCCCAGGCATGCAGGGTCCACCGCTCCAACATCCATCCATGTCTGGGCCCCCCATGTCCCAGGCCAACCATGTGGCCCCGGGGTCCACCCAGCCCGGCATGCCTCCGCCTATGGGGCCTGCCACAGGGGGTATGCCTGGGCCACCAACTCAGCCAGGGATGCAGGGGTACCCTCCCCAGCAGAACG GTGCTTTTGGGCAGATGAGGGCCCCACAGCCTGGCTATCCAGGGCCGTATCCCGGGCAACATCCCGGGCAACATCCCGGGCAGCAGAACTTTGGGGCGCCCCCTCAGGCTCCTGCGTCCGCCCCTCCCGCACAGAAACGGTTGGACCCCGACTCAATCCCCAGTCCA caaGCGCCTGACATGCCGCCTgtgcagaaaacaagacatagAATAGACCCAGACGCTATCCCCAGCCCA atCCAGGTGATCGAGGACGACCGGGTCAATAAAAGCACTGAGCCCTTCACCACTGGGGTCAGAGGGCAAGCCCCACCCCTCGTCACCACCAACTTCCAGGTCAAAGATCAAG gcaACGCCAGTCCTCGCTTCGTCCGCTGCACTGCCTACAACGTGCCCTGCACCTCCGACATGGCCAAGCAGTCACAAGTGCCCTTGGCTGCAATCATCAAACCACTGGCCACCCTGCCCCCGGATGAg ACGCCCCCGTACATCGTGGACCACGGCGAGAGTGGGCCAATCCGCTGCAACCGCTGCAAGGCCTACATGTGTCCCTACATGCAGTTTATCGAGGGCGGCCGCAGGTTCCAGTGCGGCTTCTGCAGCTGTGTCACGGAGG tgcctCCCAATTACTTCCAGCATCTGGACCACACCGGAAAGAGGGTAGACTGCTACGACCGGCCCGAGCTCTCTATGGGCAGCTACGAGTTCCTGGCCACCGTTGACTACTGCAAG aACAACAAGCTTCCTCAGCCCCCTGCCTTCATTTTCCTGATTGACGTGTCTTACAACGCTGTGCGGAGCGGCATGGTGGGAATCGTCTGCCAGGAGCTCAAGACGCTGCTGGATTACCTGCCTAG GGAAAACCCTGACGTGCCGTCGGCTGTGCGCGTGGGCTTCGTCACCTACAACAAGGTGCTGCACTTCTACAACGTGAAGGCCTCTCTGGCGCAGCCCCAGATGATGGTGGTGTCCGACGTGGCCGACATGTTTGTGCCGCTGCTCGACGGCTTCCTGGTCAACGTCAACGAGTCGCGCGTGGTCATTGAGAG cTTGCTGGACCAGATCCCTGAGATGTTTGCAGACACGCGGGAGACAGAGACGGTGTTTGGGCCTGTGATCCAGGCTGGTCTGGAGGCCCTGAAG gcgGCTGACTGTGCTGGGAAACTCTTCGTCTTCCACACGTCTCTGCCCATCGCTGAGGCTCCTGGGAAACTGAAGAACAGGGAGGATAAGAAGCAGGTCGGCACAGACAAAGAAAAG GCGCTGTTCCAGCCGCAGGTCAGTTTCTATAGCAACCTGGCCAAGGAGTGTGTGGCGCAGGGCTGCTGCGTggacctcttcctcttccccaacCAGTACGTCGACGTGGCAACGCTCGGCGTGGTCCCCACCTCCACCGGAGGCTCCATCTACAAGTACACCTACTTCCAG GCACAGTCCGACCAGGAGCGATTCCTGCACGACCTCCGGCGAGACGTACAGAAGCCGATGGGCTTCGACGCAGTCATGAGGGTCCGCACCAGCACAG GCATCAGGGCCACAGACTTCTTCGGCTCCTTCTACATGAGCAACACCACAGACGTGGAGCTGGCCGGCCTCGACTGCGACAAGACCATCACCGTGGAGTTCAGGCACGACGACAAGCTCAGCGAGGACACGGGCGCTttgatgcag tgtgcagtgCTGTACACCAGCTGCTGTGGGCAGCGGCGGCTCCGGGTGCACAACATGGCCGTCAACTGCTGCGCGCAGCTGGCCGACCTCTACCGCAACTGCGAGACCGACACCATCATCAACTTCTTCGCCAAGTATG cataCCGTAGCATGCTCAACAGCCCCACCAAGAACGTGCGGGACATTCTGGTGAACCAGTGTGCTCAGATCCTGGCCTGCTACCGCAAGAACTGTGCCAGCCCCTCCTCTGCTGGACAG CTGATCCTGCCTGAGTGCATGAAGCTGCTGCCGGTCTACCTGAACTGCGTGCTGAAGAGCGACGTGCTGCACCCGGCGGCCGACACCTCTCTGGACGACCGCGCCTACCTGAGGCAGCTGCTCAGCTGCATGGACGCCTCAGAGAGCCACGTGTTCTTTTACCCACGCCTGCTGCcactg CATAAGATGGACACGGAGAGCGATGCGTTGCCGTTGGCGATCCGGAACTCCGAGGAGCGGCTGTCCAAGGGGGGGCTGTACCTGCTGGAGACGGGCCTCAACCTCTTCTTGTGGGTGGGGGCCAGCGCCCAGCAGGAGCTGCTGCAGAACGTCTTCGGCACGACCGCCTTCGGACAGATCGACCCCAACATG ACCTGCTTGCCGGAGCTGGATAATCCCTTCTCAAAGAAGCTGCGAGACATCATCTCGGCCTTCCGAGACCAGCGCTCACGATACATGAAG CTGATGGTGGTGAAACAGGATGACAAGCTGGAGCTCATCTTCAAGCACTTCCTGGTGGAGGACAAGAACAACTCGGGCGGAGCCTCCTACGTGGACTTCCTCTGCCACATGCACAAGGAGATCAGGCAGCTGCTCAGCTAG
- the sec24c gene encoding protein transport protein Sec24C isoform X2: protein MNVNQQPHMASPYGPSQPGYQGYPQAPHGGQHMAGGYPGQYPPYNGPTSAYQPGAPVPGPMCAPPTSGAPPISAPQAYGQYGGGQALNGPPPSAAPTQRPPVSQPYTPAPMNLSTPQSSYSQPFAGPPTSMQQMTNQMAGMQVGPAPPAGTAPGYAMPPNSQPPVSGTYTSTASHPSFPPTSIASPHPAAGDGVPPGPPQSYYGGPPHAQQPFPTSSAPPPAFSTASATPPAAAAPAPAVSQASQAFPGGPPHAQPQPPPQQQQQLPPFSAAGPTPPQQTPFSSGAPQAAPHPASQHLYGGPPPPQGAPQQQQQAGFPRPSPPTSQPSSSTTAAATTNSGFPGGPPQSSHPYPGVTMPQQQHSPFHSAPQLSGPLPPPPAAGGFPPQGSAPGMQGPPLQHPSMSGPPMSQANHVAPGSTQPGMPPPMGPATGGMPGPPTQPGMQGYPPQQNGAFGQMRAPQPGYPGPYPGQHPGQHPGQQNFGAPPQAPASAPPAQKRLDPDSIPSPIQVIEDDRVNKSTEPFTTGVRGQAPPLVTTNFQVKDQGNASPRFVRCTAYNVPCTSDMAKQSQVPLAAIIKPLATLPPDETPPYIVDHGESGPIRCNRCKAYMCPYMQFIEGGRRFQCGFCSCVTEVPPNYFQHLDHTGKRVDCYDRPELSMGSYEFLATVDYCKNNKLPQPPAFIFLIDVSYNAVRSGMVGIVCQELKTLLDYLPRENPDVPSAVRVGFVTYNKVLHFYNVKASLAQPQMMVVSDVADMFVPLLDGFLVNVNESRVVIESLLDQIPEMFADTRETETVFGPVIQAGLEALKAADCAGKLFVFHTSLPIAEAPGKLKNREDKKQVGTDKEKALFQPQVSFYSNLAKECVAQGCCVDLFLFPNQYVDVATLGVVPTSTGGSIYKYTYFQAQSDQERFLHDLRRDVQKPMGFDAVMRVRTSTGIRATDFFGSFYMSNTTDVELAGLDCDKTITVEFRHDDKLSEDTGALMQCAVLYTSCCGQRRLRVHNMAVNCCAQLADLYRNCETDTIINFFAKYAYRSMLNSPTKNVRDILVNQCAQILACYRKNCASPSSAGQLILPECMKLLPVYLNCVLKSDVLHPAADTSLDDRAYLRQLLSCMDASESHVFFYPRLLPLHKMDTESDALPLAIRNSEERLSKGGLYLLETGLNLFLWVGASAQQELLQNVFGTTAFGQIDPNMTCLPELDNPFSKKLRDIISAFRDQRSRYMKLMVVKQDDKLELIFKHFLVEDKNNSGGASYVDFLCHMHKEIRQLLS from the exons ATGAATGTCAACCAGCAACCTCACATGGCCTCCCCCTACGGCCCTTCTCAGCCCGGTTACCAGGGCTATCCGCAGGCTCCTCATGGGGGCCAGCACATGGCAGGGGGATACCCAGGGCAGTATCCCCCGTACAACGGGCCCACCTCCGCCTACCAGCCTGGAGCCCCGGTTCCAG GTCCGATGTGCGCTCCCCCCACTTCAGGCGCTCCGCCCATCTCGGCCCCCCAGGCTTACGGACAGTATGGTGGGGGTCAGGCACTGAACGGCCCTCCCCCCAGTGCAGCCCCGACCCAGAG ACCACCTGTCTCTCAGCCCTACACCCCAGCGCCCATGAACCTGTCCACCCCCCAATCCAGTTACAGCCAGCCATTCGCCGGTCCCCCCACAAGCATGCAGCAGATGACCAATCAGATGGCGGGGATGCAGGTTGGGCCCGCCCCTCCCGCAGGAACAGCCCCTGGTTACG CCATGCCTCCAAATTCCCAGCCTCCCGTCTCCGGCACCTACACATCCACAGCGTcccatccctccttcccccccACCTCCATTGCCTCCCCCCACCCTGCCGCCGGAGACGGAGTCCCCCCTGGACCCCCCCAGTCCTACTATGGGGGTCCCCCGCACGCCCAGCAGCCCTTCCCCACCTCCTCCGCACCTCCTCCGGCCTTCTCGACTGCATCCGCCACACCTCCGGCTGCtgccgccccagctccagccGTCTCCCAGGCTTCCCAGGCCTTCCCAGGAGGGCCTCCACATGCTCAGCCCCAGCCGCCAccgcagcaacagcagcagctgcctCCCTTCTCAGCTGCTGGGCCCACACCCCCTCAGCAAACCCCCTTCTCCTCTGGGGCTCCCCAAGCAGCACCACATCCCGCATCCCAGCACCTGTATGGAGGCCCACCACCTCCCCAGGGTgctccccagcagcagcagcaggctggCTTCCCTAGGCCTTCACCTCCCACTTCACAGCCTTCATCCTCCAcgaccgccgccgccaccaccaacTCTGGCTTCCCTGGAGGTCCCCCTCAGTCCTCCCATCCGTACCCGGGCGTCACCATGCCCCAACAACAGCACTCCCCCTTCCACTCGGCCCCGCAGCTCTCCGGGCCCCTGCCTCCTCCGCCCGCTGCCGGTGGCTTCCCACCACAAGGGAGCGCCCCAGGCATGCAGGGTCCACCGCTCCAACATCCATCCATGTCTGGGCCCCCCATGTCCCAGGCCAACCATGTGGCCCCGGGGTCCACCCAGCCCGGCATGCCTCCGCCTATGGGGCCTGCCACAGGGGGTATGCCTGGGCCACCAACTCAGCCAGGGATGCAGGGGTACCCTCCCCAGCAGAACG GTGCTTTTGGGCAGATGAGGGCCCCACAGCCTGGCTATCCAGGGCCGTATCCCGGGCAACATCCCGGGCAACATCCCGGGCAGCAGAACTTTGGGGCGCCCCCTCAGGCTCCTGCGTCCGCCCCTCCCGCACAGAAACGGTTGGACCCCGACTCAATCCCCAGTCCA atCCAGGTGATCGAGGACGACCGGGTCAATAAAAGCACTGAGCCCTTCACCACTGGGGTCAGAGGGCAAGCCCCACCCCTCGTCACCACCAACTTCCAGGTCAAAGATCAAG gcaACGCCAGTCCTCGCTTCGTCCGCTGCACTGCCTACAACGTGCCCTGCACCTCCGACATGGCCAAGCAGTCACAAGTGCCCTTGGCTGCAATCATCAAACCACTGGCCACCCTGCCCCCGGATGAg ACGCCCCCGTACATCGTGGACCACGGCGAGAGTGGGCCAATCCGCTGCAACCGCTGCAAGGCCTACATGTGTCCCTACATGCAGTTTATCGAGGGCGGCCGCAGGTTCCAGTGCGGCTTCTGCAGCTGTGTCACGGAGG tgcctCCCAATTACTTCCAGCATCTGGACCACACCGGAAAGAGGGTAGACTGCTACGACCGGCCCGAGCTCTCTATGGGCAGCTACGAGTTCCTGGCCACCGTTGACTACTGCAAG aACAACAAGCTTCCTCAGCCCCCTGCCTTCATTTTCCTGATTGACGTGTCTTACAACGCTGTGCGGAGCGGCATGGTGGGAATCGTCTGCCAGGAGCTCAAGACGCTGCTGGATTACCTGCCTAG GGAAAACCCTGACGTGCCGTCGGCTGTGCGCGTGGGCTTCGTCACCTACAACAAGGTGCTGCACTTCTACAACGTGAAGGCCTCTCTGGCGCAGCCCCAGATGATGGTGGTGTCCGACGTGGCCGACATGTTTGTGCCGCTGCTCGACGGCTTCCTGGTCAACGTCAACGAGTCGCGCGTGGTCATTGAGAG cTTGCTGGACCAGATCCCTGAGATGTTTGCAGACACGCGGGAGACAGAGACGGTGTTTGGGCCTGTGATCCAGGCTGGTCTGGAGGCCCTGAAG gcgGCTGACTGTGCTGGGAAACTCTTCGTCTTCCACACGTCTCTGCCCATCGCTGAGGCTCCTGGGAAACTGAAGAACAGGGAGGATAAGAAGCAGGTCGGCACAGACAAAGAAAAG GCGCTGTTCCAGCCGCAGGTCAGTTTCTATAGCAACCTGGCCAAGGAGTGTGTGGCGCAGGGCTGCTGCGTggacctcttcctcttccccaacCAGTACGTCGACGTGGCAACGCTCGGCGTGGTCCCCACCTCCACCGGAGGCTCCATCTACAAGTACACCTACTTCCAG GCACAGTCCGACCAGGAGCGATTCCTGCACGACCTCCGGCGAGACGTACAGAAGCCGATGGGCTTCGACGCAGTCATGAGGGTCCGCACCAGCACAG GCATCAGGGCCACAGACTTCTTCGGCTCCTTCTACATGAGCAACACCACAGACGTGGAGCTGGCCGGCCTCGACTGCGACAAGACCATCACCGTGGAGTTCAGGCACGACGACAAGCTCAGCGAGGACACGGGCGCTttgatgcag tgtgcagtgCTGTACACCAGCTGCTGTGGGCAGCGGCGGCTCCGGGTGCACAACATGGCCGTCAACTGCTGCGCGCAGCTGGCCGACCTCTACCGCAACTGCGAGACCGACACCATCATCAACTTCTTCGCCAAGTATG cataCCGTAGCATGCTCAACAGCCCCACCAAGAACGTGCGGGACATTCTGGTGAACCAGTGTGCTCAGATCCTGGCCTGCTACCGCAAGAACTGTGCCAGCCCCTCCTCTGCTGGACAG CTGATCCTGCCTGAGTGCATGAAGCTGCTGCCGGTCTACCTGAACTGCGTGCTGAAGAGCGACGTGCTGCACCCGGCGGCCGACACCTCTCTGGACGACCGCGCCTACCTGAGGCAGCTGCTCAGCTGCATGGACGCCTCAGAGAGCCACGTGTTCTTTTACCCACGCCTGCTGCcactg CATAAGATGGACACGGAGAGCGATGCGTTGCCGTTGGCGATCCGGAACTCCGAGGAGCGGCTGTCCAAGGGGGGGCTGTACCTGCTGGAGACGGGCCTCAACCTCTTCTTGTGGGTGGGGGCCAGCGCCCAGCAGGAGCTGCTGCAGAACGTCTTCGGCACGACCGCCTTCGGACAGATCGACCCCAACATG ACCTGCTTGCCGGAGCTGGATAATCCCTTCTCAAAGAAGCTGCGAGACATCATCTCGGCCTTCCGAGACCAGCGCTCACGATACATGAAG CTGATGGTGGTGAAACAGGATGACAAGCTGGAGCTCATCTTCAAGCACTTCCTGGTGGAGGACAAGAACAACTCGGGCGGAGCCTCCTACGTGGACTTCCTCTGCCACATGCACAAGGAGATCAGGCAGCTGCTCAGCTAG